The region ATAAAATTTGTAGCAAAGCGTTTGAATATAGTATTCCTATTCTTATTGATGCAGAAGAAAGTTGGATGCAAAATTCTGCAGATGCGCTCATTGAAGAAATGATGGAGAAATACAACAAAAAGGATGTTATTATTTTTAATACACTGCAAGCCTATCGTTGGGACAGATTAGATTATTTAAAAGGTTTACATGAGCGCGCAAAAGGCAAAGGTTTTAAAATTGGAATGAAATTGGTAAGAGGTGCGTACATGGAAAAAGAAAGAGATAGAGCTTTAAAACACAATTATAAAGATCCAATTTGCGTAGACAAAAATACTACCGATAATTTATACAATGAGGTCTTAAACTACATGGTAAATAATTTGAATGATATGGTAATTTTTGCAGGAACACATAATGAAGAAAGTTCTTATCTACTCATGAAAATGATGAAGAAAAATAACCTTTCTGAAAATGACAAAAGAATTTGGTTCGGGCAATTATATGGCATGAGTGATAATATTAGCTATAACTTATCTGCACTAGGATACAATGTCGCAAAATATCTTCCGTTTGGACCTGTAAAAGATGTAATGCCTTATTTAATAAGACGCGCTGAAGAAAATACTTCTGTAGCCGGACAAACTTCAAGAGAACTATGCATCATCAAAAAAGAGAGAGCTCGAAGAAAAATAGAAAATCAAAAAAAGCATTAAGTTATTACCGCGCAAAACGATACGTAAATTTTACAAGGAACGTATCATTTGCTGGCGCTCTAAAAACTTGGTCAGAAACACTATCAACTAAATCATCACTCACTTCTGCACTACCAGAAGAACCTCGTGCCCAAACTAAAAATAATTCTGAACCTGGAATGTATTCCCATCTTGCTACTAAATTTGTTTGTAATTGTACAAATGAAAAATCTGGATTAGAAAAACTATAATCTGTGATTCCATTTGTATTTTCATCAATCGTATAAACGTCATTTTCAAAACTTATTTGTTGCTCGTTATAAACAGATATTCGATCATTTATACTTTCACCTAAAGGATTTAAAACATAATTTAAATCTGTATATTGACCTTTACTAATAAACGGCTGACCGTAAAACTGCAAAGAAATATCTGGTGTAAAACTATAATTTAAGCGCAATGTGGTCGTTAAAGTTTGATTTTTAATTCTTCCTAAAATATATCTCGTATCGTTATTAACTTCTATTCCAGAGGATTCTGTAACATATTGTGTTCTATCAAAGAGGTTTGCATACTCAATATTAAAAGACATGCTAAAAGCATCTGTTGGTTGATAATTAGTTCGAATTACAAAACGATCTCTACCTACAACATTTTCAGAACTACGTCTGTTTGTATATCCTAATGTAAAACTAAATAGTTTGCTATTATCAGAATTCAGAAAAAAGTACAAAAAAGAAGTATCTGGCATCCTCCATCTAGGACCGCCCCTTAAAAAGAAATTATCGTAAGAATTTATACTTAAACCAAAACCAGAATTTGTAGACCAATTGTTAATGTAGCTAATTCGACCTTGCGCCTCGAACTGCATTCCATTTAAATTTCCTCCAAAATCGTAGTCACTACTTTGTTCTAAACTAAGATTTATATTTCTGTAAATATCTGTGGGAACCTGCCACAAATACCTCAAGTTTCCAAACTGAATAATCTCATCGGTTCTTCTTAAAAAACCAACATCATTTAATTCTAATTCTGGAGAACGCCAAATTACCCCACCATTATAGCGCCAATTTCCTCCACCATTTTTACCGATCTCTACTCTTCCTCCTGTCCCTGTTAAAGACGTTTTATTTTCATCAACAGAAACATGTGTGGCATCGGTTCTTTGAAAATTATGTCGTAAAGTTTGCTGAGTTGCTGTGATTGCCTCGGTACTTCCTAAAACATGACTAAAAATAGTATTTCCCTCTATATAATATTCTCGATCTTTCCAATTGTGCTGAAAATCTGCTCCGGCAGTATATCCAGCTGTGCGCATTTCATTAAAGTTGCCATTTAAATTTCTATTGGTTGCTGTAAAAATTCCGCCAATAAATGAATTTCGATCATTAAAATCTTTTTGAGCTCTGGCCACAAAATAATTGGTCATAGGCTCTACAATTTCCTCTCTTTCCGTTCCGTCAGTTTGTCTAATCGTAGCATATTCATTAGCAGTAACACTTTCTAAAACACCAATAGACCAACCATTTCTAGTTTTACCAGAAAATTTTGCAGCTCCTAAAATTGTTGAATTTTGAGGAACATCTGCAAATTCACCAGGATTTAAAGTGGCATATCTATGCGGATTTCGCCCAATTCTTCTGCTATAAAAAAGATTGTCCCGACCGTTTGCAAATTCAAAATCAAAAATATTAAAATTCTCTACAAAAAATGGTCGTTGTTCTCTAAAGAAAATCTGAAATCCGTCTAAAGCAATTGCTCCTGGATCTGCTTCTACTTGACCAAAATCTGGATTGATGGTTAAATCTAACGTTAAATCATTGGTAATTCCGATTTTTGCATCTAAACCAGCGTTTAAAGAAAAATCACTTCCTGTTTTAAAAGGGTTGCCAATTTCTTTAGGATATATATCTTGTTGTAAAACTGTAAAAGGCTGAATTTCTAATTGCTTTTGCGGAACTAAATTTTTCAATCCGTGTAACTCTCCTGCTTCACTTATAAAGCCAGTTTGCGTGTTTGGAATTCTTTGCCAAAGAGAACGTTCTTGAAATCTAAAAATAGTTCTATTCACGTTAAATCCCCAGATTTGCTCTTCTGCTTTTCCGAATCTTAACTGACTAAAAGGTATTTTCATTTCTGCTGTCCAACCTTTATCATCTACCTTTGCATTGGTGTACCAAATAGGGTTGTAACTATCATCCCAATTACTTCCATTTTGAGAAGCCAACTCCTCTCCTTTTACACCTGCGGCGGTTGTGGTAAAAACAAACGCAGTTCTTTGATCATGATAACTATCTATGATCACATTTACACGATCTCCTTGAAAACCATCTCTTCTACTTAAACGCTGTTGAATTAATTCTGGTTCCGCATCAAAAGCTCTTATGGCGATATACAAATATTTTGCATCATACATCACTTTAAACTTCGTTTGATATGCAGGCGGGGTTCCTTCATCAGGATCTTTTTCAGTAAAATCTGACGACCATTCTACCGCATTCCAAGCATCATCCAAAATAGCACCATCTATAACCGGAACTTTTATCAATCTTTTTGTTGTATAAATTCTTTTTGGAATTATGTTTTCTGGCATTTCTTGTGCACCTACATTTGCACCTAAAAAGATAAAAAAGATTAAGAAAGTAAAGAGGAATTTCATTTATTTTGATCAATTATAATGACTTCAAAAATATGCAAAAAAAGATACTCGAATTAGACTACAAAAATAGGTTTCTATTTTCTTAAGTTTATGTTAATTATGAATTCAATATTTTATGAAATTAATAAATAAAGAAATATTGTAAAAGCCTATTTGTCAATTAAATAAATATTACTACATTTGCACTCCTTTTTTAAGGAAAACATATTTTATTCATAAACAAAAACTAATAGTGTAATTATGAACACATTAAGTTACAAAACAGTATCAGCAAACAGCGCTACCGTTAACAAGGAGTGGGTTTTAGTTGATGCGGACGGGCAAACGTTGGGTCGTCTAGCTTCTAAAATAGCAAAGCTAATTAGAGGTAAATACAAACCAAATTTTACTCCTCACGTAGATTGTGGAGATAACGTGGTTATCATCAACGCAGAAAAAATTGTTTTAACGGGTAACAAATGGAGAGACAAATCTTACATTCGTCACACAGGGTACCCAGGAGGACAAAGATCGCTAACGGCAACAGAAATGTTTGAGAAAGATCCTACAAGATTAATCGAAAAAGCAGTAAAAGGAATGTTACCTAAAAATATTTTAGGTTCAGCACTTTACAGAAACTTGTATGTTTATGCAGGTACAGAGCACAAACACGCAGGTCAAGCACCTAAAGCTATTAACCTTAACGATCTTAAATAATGGATATAGTACACAAAATCGGTAGAAGAAAAACAGCTGTTGCTCGTATCTATCTTTCGGAAGGAACAGGAAACATAACAGTAAATAAAAAAGACTACAAAAGCTATTTTACTACTGGAACTTTACAATATAAAGTGCAACAACCTTTAATGTTAACAGAAAACTTAGAGTCTTACGATATCAAAGTAAATGTTTACGGTGGTGGAATTACAGGTCAGGCAGAGGCTATTCGTTTAGCAATTACCAGAGCTTTAGTTTTTATTGATGCAGATCATAGAGCTGTATTAAAACCAGAAGGATTGTTAACACGTGATCCAAGAATGGTAGAACGTAAAAAATTCGGTCAGAAAAAAGCACGTAAAAAATTCCAATTCTCGAAACGTTAATACTGGATTTGTTTCAGTATTTGCTGAAACATTTTCAATATTTATTTTTAGAGAACTGTTGTTATTACACAAATTTAATAGTAAACAGTTTAGCATCTAAATAGTTAAGACTCGAAAGACTACCTAACTATTGATTTCAAAACAGAAAGTAAACACATTTTAAAAAATGGCAAACATAAATATTCAAGAATTATTAGACAATGGTGTTCATTTTGGACACTTGACTAGAAAATGGAACCCTAACATGGCTCCTTATATATATACAGAACGTAATGGTGTACACATCATCGATTTGTATAA is a window of Polaribacter litorisediminis DNA encoding:
- a CDS encoding DUF5916 domain-containing protein, giving the protein MKFLFTFLIFFIFLGANVGAQEMPENIIPKRIYTTKRLIKVPVIDGAILDDAWNAVEWSSDFTEKDPDEGTPPAYQTKFKVMYDAKYLYIAIRAFDAEPELIQQRLSRRDGFQGDRVNVIIDSYHDQRTAFVFTTTAAGVKGEELASQNGSNWDDSYNPIWYTNAKVDDKGWTAEMKIPFSQLRFGKAEEQIWGFNVNRTIFRFQERSLWQRIPNTQTGFISEAGELHGLKNLVPQKQLEIQPFTVLQQDIYPKEIGNPFKTGSDFSLNAGLDAKIGITNDLTLDLTINPDFGQVEADPGAIALDGFQIFFREQRPFFVENFNIFDFEFANGRDNLFYSRRIGRNPHRYATLNPGEFADVPQNSTILGAAKFSGKTRNGWSIGVLESVTANEYATIRQTDGTEREEIVEPMTNYFVARAQKDFNDRNSFIGGIFTATNRNLNGNFNEMRTAGYTAGADFQHNWKDREYYIEGNTIFSHVLGSTEAITATQQTLRHNFQRTDATHVSVDENKTSLTGTGGRVEIGKNGGGNWRYNGGVIWRSPELELNDVGFLRRTDEIIQFGNLRYLWQVPTDIYRNINLSLEQSSDYDFGGNLNGMQFEAQGRISYINNWSTNSGFGLSINSYDNFFLRGGPRWRMPDTSFLYFFLNSDNSKLFSFTLGYTNRRSSENVVGRDRFVIRTNYQPTDAFSMSFNIEYANLFDRTQYVTESSGIEVNNDTRYILGRIKNQTLTTTLRLNYSFTPDISLQFYGQPFISKGQYTDLNYVLNPLGESINDRISVYNEQQISFENDVYTIDENTNGITDYSFSNPDFSFVQLQTNLVARWEYIPGSELFLVWARGSSGSAEVSDDLVDSVSDQVFRAPANDTFLVKFTYRFAR
- the rplM gene encoding 50S ribosomal protein L13, whose protein sequence is MNTLSYKTVSANSATVNKEWVLVDADGQTLGRLASKIAKLIRGKYKPNFTPHVDCGDNVVIINAEKIVLTGNKWRDKSYIRHTGYPGGQRSLTATEMFEKDPTRLIEKAVKGMLPKNILGSALYRNLYVYAGTEHKHAGQAPKAINLNDLK
- a CDS encoding proline dehydrogenase family protein, which codes for MKKIFDNTEIALALKSDSELNRALFLFEMIKKAPLVKIGAAVTNFALKAKLPVKQLIRATVFDHFCGGINQEDCRVVIKKMHTKNVHTVLDYSVEGKEEEAQFDYALQKILETLEFAKEDASIPFIVFKPTGFGRFKIYQKLTEGTTLNAAENKEWNAIKERFHKICSKAFEYSIPILIDAEESWMQNSADALIEEMMEKYNKKDVIIFNTLQAYRWDRLDYLKGLHERAKGKGFKIGMKLVRGAYMEKERDRALKHNYKDPICVDKNTTDNLYNEVLNYMVNNLNDMVIFAGTHNEESSYLLMKMMKKNNLSENDKRIWFGQLYGMSDNISYNLSALGYNVAKYLPFGPVKDVMPYLIRRAEENTSVAGQTSRELCIIKKERARRKIENQKKH
- the rpsI gene encoding 30S ribosomal protein S9, which produces MDIVHKIGRRKTAVARIYLSEGTGNITVNKKDYKSYFTTGTLQYKVQQPLMLTENLESYDIKVNVYGGGITGQAEAIRLAITRALVFIDADHRAVLKPEGLLTRDPRMVERKKFGQKKARKKFQFSKR